A portion of the Adhaeribacter radiodurans genome contains these proteins:
- a CDS encoding cupin domain-containing protein: MNNLTTAFNPTVSNTNSWKWTSFLFYPTGVFRIWKHSHHWGIRLLYTLVGFPIFLVLFLFVAITVFALFLPPLDLSVGNRSDRTVYNSEGNYKSTFLKTGAETNGAYELIQVEVEPHGGNAWHYHKKFDEHFTVLKGQALVGRNGKEYRVNEGQNATARKGELHYFSNPTNETILLRVKVSPAGGLEKSVRVVYGLANDGQFDGSITKNPWHMALLLGYSGTYLPDVPGFIQEPLVNSLAKIAQWKGEDKALEKYFR, encoded by the coding sequence ATGAATAACCTAACAACTGCTTTCAATCCAACTGTATCCAACACTAACTCGTGGAAATGGACTTCTTTTTTATTCTATCCCACTGGCGTTTTTCGTATCTGGAAGCATTCACACCACTGGGGTATCCGGTTATTATATACCTTGGTGGGCTTTCCTATCTTTCTGGTGCTTTTTCTGTTTGTAGCAATAACCGTATTTGCCTTATTTCTGCCACCTTTGGATTTAAGCGTAGGAAACCGCTCCGACCGCACGGTGTACAATAGCGAGGGTAACTATAAGTCTACGTTTTTGAAAACCGGAGCGGAAACGAACGGTGCCTACGAATTAATACAGGTGGAAGTAGAACCCCACGGGGGCAATGCCTGGCATTATCATAAAAAATTTGACGAGCATTTTACCGTTTTAAAAGGCCAGGCTCTGGTGGGCCGAAATGGAAAAGAATACCGGGTAAACGAAGGGCAAAATGCTACGGCACGTAAAGGAGAATTGCATTATTTTTCTAATCCTACTAATGAAACTATTCTCCTGCGGGTTAAAGTAAGCCCGGCCGGTGGTCTGGAAAAAAGCGTACGGGTGGTATATGGCTTAGCCAACGACGGGCAATTTGATGGCTCCATTACGAAAAACCCCTGGCACATGGCCTTGCTTTTAGGCTACAGCGGCACCTATTTACCCGACGTTCCCGGCTTTATTCAAGAGCCATTAGTTAATTCCTTAGCCAAAATTGCGCAATGGAAAGGGGAAGATAAAGCTTTGGAAAAATACTTCCGGTAG
- a CDS encoding helix-turn-helix transcriptional regulator, with product MDKIENHNWGSIFSDISQKEVFRNDRYTEVVAHFKEPNLASAEIISIHTPGIELIQANFTTARKLVLVDPESSEKVGSSFILSGDLESQFSLNKNSVTHWVNTHGFQYTPDFQGQHIIHDQKLQAFSFFYDNAYFKSIAQSAGVKYLDKVLDCMERHETLLVPPGKLALQPRMAELLHAIVQCKFQGITKYLFIEAKMLELFALQMEQLNTGSAKKEDWSPADRERLKAVHDFIKQSYLEPLTLTGLCYQFGLNEFKLKKGYKHFFGTTVFGHIHHLRMQTAQQLLATGQMNVSEVSFHIGYNNISSFSEAFKKNFGYLPGKIKLHATHF from the coding sequence ATGGATAAAATTGAAAATCATAACTGGGGAAGTATTTTCAGCGACATCTCGCAGAAGGAAGTATTCCGCAACGACCGCTATACCGAAGTGGTGGCGCATTTTAAAGAACCAAATCTGGCTAGTGCCGAAATTATTTCTATCCATACCCCGGGCATTGAGTTAATCCAGGCTAATTTTACTACTGCCCGCAAGCTGGTGCTCGTAGACCCGGAAAGTTCAGAAAAGGTAGGTTCTTCTTTTATTTTAAGCGGTGATTTGGAGTCGCAGTTTTCCTTAAATAAAAACTCGGTGACTCATTGGGTAAATACCCATGGTTTTCAGTACACCCCTGATTTTCAAGGCCAGCATATCATTCATGACCAAAAATTGCAAGCTTTTTCCTTCTTTTACGATAATGCCTATTTTAAAAGTATAGCACAATCAGCCGGCGTTAAATACCTGGACAAGGTTCTGGATTGCATGGAACGCCACGAAACGCTGTTGGTACCGCCCGGTAAACTGGCGTTACAACCCCGGATGGCGGAGTTGCTGCACGCTATTGTGCAGTGTAAGTTTCAAGGAATTACCAAATATTTATTTATTGAAGCAAAAATGCTGGAATTGTTTGCTTTGCAAATGGAACAGCTTAATACGGGTAGTGCTAAAAAAGAAGATTGGAGCCCCGCCGACCGGGAACGCTTAAAAGCCGTGCACGACTTTATCAAACAAAGTTATTTAGAGCCACTAACCTTAACGGGCCTTTGTTACCAATTTGGCCTTAATGAATTTAAATTAAAAAAAGGATACAAACATTTTTTTGGAACTACGGTTTTCGGACATATTCACCATTTGCGTATGCAAACGGCGCAGCAACTGCTAGCCACGGGGCAAATGAATGTTTCGGAAGTTTCCTTTCACATTGGCTACAACAACATCAGCAGCTTTTCCGAAGCCTTTAAGAAAAACTTTGGCTACCTGCCCGGCAAAATAAAATTGCACGCCACCCACTTTTAA
- a CDS encoding CvfB family protein produces MVAIGDYNELEIAKEVDFGVYLDSDDGEILLPAKYVPDDARVGDRLRVFIYRDSEDRMIATTLEPKAKVGDFAALQVKDTNQYGAFLEWGLEKDLFVPFQNQRDKMQAGRRYVIYIYLDDSSDRIVGTAKYEKYLQKEVTDLTEGQEVQLLVAGLTDLGYKVIVNNKYLGMVYKNEVFRDLPIGEQTRGYIKKVREDQKLDVTLQRVGFGEVKDAAQIILEKLQGANGSLPLSDNSDPDTIYQMLGMSKKTFKRAIGTLYRQGQVVLHPESISLTNQIEE; encoded by the coding sequence ATGGTAGCCATTGGCGATTACAACGAACTGGAAATAGCAAAAGAAGTAGATTTTGGCGTGTACCTGGACTCGGACGACGGAGAAATTCTGTTACCGGCTAAATATGTGCCCGATGATGCTCGCGTAGGTGACCGTTTACGCGTTTTTATTTACCGGGATTCCGAAGACCGGATGATTGCTACCACGCTGGAACCTAAAGCCAAAGTTGGAGATTTCGCGGCGCTTCAGGTAAAAGACACCAACCAGTACGGCGCATTTCTAGAATGGGGTCTGGAAAAAGATTTATTTGTGCCTTTCCAAAACCAGCGCGATAAAATGCAAGCCGGGCGGCGGTACGTAATTTATATTTACCTCGACGATAGTTCTGACCGCATAGTAGGTACAGCTAAGTACGAAAAATATCTGCAAAAAGAAGTTACCGATTTAACTGAGGGGCAAGAAGTACAATTGCTCGTAGCCGGTTTAACGGATTTGGGTTATAAAGTTATCGTAAATAACAAATACCTGGGCATGGTTTATAAGAATGAGGTTTTCCGGGATTTACCAATTGGTGAACAAACCAGAGGTTATATCAAAAAAGTCAGGGAAGACCAGAAACTAGACGTGACTTTACAACGCGTAGGCTTTGGAGAGGTAAAAGATGCGGCCCAGATAATTCTGGAAAAGTTACAAGGCGCTAATGGTTCTTTGCCTTTATCCGACAACTCCGATCCGGATACTATTTATCAAATGCTGGGCATGAGTAAAAAAACGTTTAAAAGAGCCATTGGTACACTGTACCGTCAAGGTCAGGTTGTGTTGCATCCCGAAAGTATTTCATTGACGAATCAAATTGAAGAATAG
- a CDS encoding alpha/beta hydrolase family protein, translating into MKKALYLFFVCLASTAAAQTANSGAAGKYPPVVNFTAEQDRQNMMKQLGIEALRPGPSGDESAPNHANYDEALANPYPNYPEVLTLKNGKKVTTPALWWNQRRPEIAEDFEREVYGRVPKKVPKVIWQVTVTDKEMVGRTPVIAKQLVGRVDNSEYPLIDVNISMTLVTPTNVKGPVPVLMMFGRSGLPAPAQPPKEDLEKINAALKEILIKSDPSLKAIFEQYPAYNPFSPQATNPFGAFPAPGTPPSDPPTINQLVAAGWGYVTIDPTSIQADNGASLTKGIIGLVNKGQPRKPEDWGALRAWAWGASRALDYLEIEPTVDAKKVGIEGVSRYGKAALVTLAYDPRFALGLIGSAGQGGTKPNRRNFGEAVENLTGGLYYWMAGNYLKYGAAKASFGIKTANDLPVDQHELIAMCAPRPTFISYGIPEKGDAKWLDQQGSYMATVAAGPVYKLLGARDLGVTESYKTAKMPGVNISLLDGELAWRQHDGGHTDAPNIKYFIPWANKMVKYTPAPVTPTP; encoded by the coding sequence ATGAAGAAAGCTCTATATCTTTTTTTCGTGTGCCTGGCCAGTACGGCAGCGGCGCAAACTGCTAATTCTGGGGCAGCGGGTAAATATCCGCCCGTAGTAAATTTTACCGCCGAACAAGACCGGCAAAACATGATGAAGCAATTAGGGATTGAAGCTCTGCGCCCAGGCCCTAGCGGCGATGAATCGGCACCTAACCACGCCAATTACGACGAAGCTTTAGCCAACCCTTACCCGAACTATCCCGAGGTACTTACTTTAAAAAATGGTAAGAAAGTAACTACCCCGGCTCTATGGTGGAACCAGCGCCGCCCCGAAATAGCCGAAGATTTTGAAAGAGAAGTGTACGGCCGCGTCCCGAAAAAAGTACCTAAAGTAATTTGGCAGGTAACCGTTACCGACAAAGAAATGGTTGGCCGCACCCCGGTAATTGCTAAACAGTTGGTTGGTCGGGTAGATAATTCGGAGTACCCTTTAATTGACGTAAATATTTCTATGACCCTGGTAACGCCGACGAATGTAAAAGGTCCGGTACCAGTGCTCATGATGTTCGGTCGCAGCGGACTGCCCGCTCCTGCGCAACCACCGAAAGAAGATTTAGAAAAAATTAATGCGGCCTTAAAAGAAATACTCATTAAAAGCGATCCTTCGCTAAAAGCTATTTTTGAACAATATCCGGCCTATAATCCTTTTTCGCCGCAGGCCACAAATCCTTTTGGTGCTTTTCCTGCTCCGGGTACTCCGCCCAGCGATCCACCTACCATTAATCAGTTAGTGGCTGCTGGCTGGGGTTACGTCACTATCGACCCTACCAGCATTCAGGCCGATAATGGCGCCAGCTTAACCAAGGGCATTATTGGTTTAGTAAATAAAGGCCAGCCGCGTAAACCCGAAGATTGGGGTGCTTTGCGTGCCTGGGCCTGGGGAGCTTCCCGCGCTTTAGATTACCTGGAAATCGAACCAACGGTAGATGCCAAAAAAGTAGGAATTGAAGGCGTTTCGCGGTACGGGAAAGCGGCCTTGGTTACGTTAGCGTATGATCCGCGGTTTGCCTTGGGCTTAATAGGCTCGGCGGGGCAAGGCGGCACCAAACCTAACCGGCGCAATTTTGGCGAAGCCGTAGAAAACTTAACGGGCGGTTTATATTATTGGATGGCCGGAAATTATCTAAAATACGGAGCTGCCAAAGCATCCTTCGGTATTAAAACTGCCAATGACTTACCAGTGGATCAGCATGAATTAATTGCTATGTGCGCTCCACGGCCTACTTTTATCAGCTACGGTATTCCCGAAAAAGGCGACGCTAAGTGGCTGGACCAACAAGGTAGTTACATGGCAACTGTTGCCGCCGGCCCCGTTTATAAGCTGCTTGGCGCCCGCGATTTAGGAGTTACAGAAAGTTATAAAACAGCCAAAATGCCCGGGGTAAATATAAGTTTGTTGGATGGTGAATTGGCCTGGCGGCAGCACGACGGCGGCCATACCGATGCGCCAAACATTAAATACTTTATTCCGTGGGCCAATAAAATGGTTAAGTATACGCCTGCTCCTGTTACTCCTACTCCTTAG
- a CDS encoding transposase produces MKRKTFTPQQNAKILKEFEKGKRAVGISREHGVSQAAFYIWRQRLKTRQEA; encoded by the coding sequence TTGAAAAGAAAGACCTTCACCCCTCAACAAAATGCCAAAATTCTCAAAGAGTTTGAAAAAGGCAAAAGAGCCGTTGGAATTAGTCGGGAGCATGGCGTAAGCCAGGCGGCTTTTTACATATGGCGGCAGCGTTTAAAAACTCGCCAGGAGGCCTAA
- a CDS encoding CehA/McbA family metallohydrolase domain-containing protein, which yields MRKGILLLLVFICFGSQAQIPIDLTGIQKKSATQVTSTPNRLEVSWPAKANQKGKIILNLAPQSPLFTSIQLSQQGAFKEIAANLDPAFILTIGKRDLITQNGWNIFFDKTHKKPHQSYLVNLNKKTASVHTDGSRTVIRISEIQAATFNGALEITLYNGSPLFNVAAVMATEVDSTAILYDAGLVSKALVWKSISWSDSGDKLQTTTALTADTSTNLAVKYRTIMGTGENGNLAVFPAPHQYFYPLDEAFNLKFTWFGRNYRNMLPGYGIGIRQDLMGDDRYVPWFNAPPKTQQRLNFFCLLSPATPDKTLAEVKQFTHSDVYKPLPGYKTMSSHFHNEFVMKVLLANQPVPEKPTFVEVFKNTGIDIVHLGEFHYTAHPKGPDEQRLLELKTLFDMCRRYSSDKFLLLPGEEPNEFLGGHWLAFFPKPVYWIMSRKPGMPFITDDSRFGKVYRIADKTEMLKLLELENGLAWTAHARTKGSTGYPDKYKEEAFFKSDQFMGAAWKNIPGELSEPRLSKRVLDLMDDMANWGLKKHVIAEADLFTVEPENEMYAHLNVNYLQLDKLPNYNNGWQPILDAMQQGRFFVSTGEVLLPTFTVNGKKSGETSTLAKNGKATIALEVDWTFPLTFAEIISGDGTQVYREKINLKHTLPFGKKKFTFTTNLQNKKWVRVEVWDAAVNGAFTQQVWLE from the coding sequence ATGAGAAAAGGTATTCTTTTGCTGCTAGTATTTATCTGTTTTGGTTCTCAGGCGCAAATACCAATAGACCTGACCGGAATACAAAAAAAGAGCGCAACTCAGGTGACCAGTACTCCTAATCGCCTGGAAGTAAGCTGGCCAGCTAAAGCAAATCAAAAAGGGAAAATTATTTTAAATCTTGCGCCGCAAAGTCCGCTTTTTACGAGTATTCAGTTGTCGCAGCAAGGTGCGTTTAAAGAAATAGCCGCCAATCTGGACCCGGCTTTTATTTTAACCATTGGCAAACGGGATTTAATTACGCAGAACGGCTGGAATATTTTCTTCGATAAGACCCACAAAAAACCGCACCAGTCTTATTTGGTTAATCTAAATAAAAAAACGGCCAGCGTGCATACCGATGGTTCCCGCACGGTTATTCGTATTTCGGAAATACAAGCGGCCACGTTTAACGGTGCCCTCGAAATTACCTTATATAACGGCAGTCCGCTGTTTAATGTAGCGGCAGTAATGGCCACCGAAGTAGATTCTACAGCTATTCTCTACGATGCCGGCCTGGTTAGTAAAGCCCTGGTCTGGAAGAGTATATCCTGGTCGGATTCGGGTGATAAGCTGCAAACAACCACCGCTCTAACCGCTGATACCAGTACCAACCTAGCCGTAAAGTACCGCACCATTATGGGCACCGGCGAAAACGGCAACCTGGCTGTATTTCCCGCACCGCACCAATATTTTTATCCTCTGGACGAAGCTTTTAATTTAAAATTTACGTGGTTCGGCCGTAATTACCGCAATATGCTGCCTGGTTATGGCATAGGAATCCGCCAGGATTTAATGGGTGATGATCGTTATGTGCCCTGGTTTAATGCGCCACCTAAAACCCAACAGCGGCTTAACTTTTTTTGCCTGCTAAGCCCGGCTACCCCCGACAAAACCTTAGCCGAAGTAAAGCAATTTACGCATAGCGATGTGTATAAACCGCTGCCGGGCTATAAAACCATGTCAAGCCATTTTCATAACGAATTTGTAATGAAAGTGCTGCTGGCCAACCAGCCGGTACCCGAGAAGCCCACCTTTGTAGAGGTATTTAAAAATACGGGTATCGATATAGTACACTTGGGTGAGTTTCATTATACGGCGCACCCAAAAGGCCCCGATGAGCAACGTTTATTGGAGTTAAAAACCTTATTTGATATGTGTAGGCGCTATTCTTCGGATAAGTTTTTACTCTTGCCCGGCGAAGAACCAAACGAGTTTTTGGGCGGCCATTGGTTAGCCTTTTTTCCTAAACCAGTTTATTGGATTATGTCGCGGAAGCCCGGAATGCCTTTTATTACCGATGATTCGCGTTTTGGGAAAGTTTACCGCATTGCCGATAAAACCGAGATGTTAAAATTACTGGAACTGGAAAACGGCTTGGCCTGGACGGCTCACGCCCGAACCAAAGGATCTACCGGTTACCCCGATAAATACAAAGAAGAAGCATTTTTTAAATCGGATCAATTTATGGGCGCCGCCTGGAAAAATATACCCGGCGAATTATCGGAGCCCCGGTTAAGTAAACGCGTGTTGGATTTAATGGATGATATGGCGAATTGGGGTTTAAAAAAACACGTTATTGCCGAAGCAGATTTGTTTACCGTAGAGCCCGAAAATGAAATGTACGCGCATTTAAACGTAAATTATTTGCAGCTAGATAAACTACCCAACTACAACAATGGCTGGCAACCTATTTTGGATGCCATGCAACAAGGAAGATTTTTTGTGTCTACGGGCGAAGTATTGCTGCCGACATTTACCGTAAACGGGAAAAAATCCGGTGAAACCTCTACTTTAGCAAAAAACGGAAAAGCAACAATTGCCTTAGAAGTAGACTGGACTTTTCCGTTAACTTTTGCCGAAATAATTTCGGGTGATGGAACACAGGTGTACCGGGAAAAAATAAACTTAAAACACACCTTACCTTTTGGCAAGAAGAAATTTACTTTTACAACCAATCTGCAAAATAAAAAATGGGTACGGGTAGAAGTATGGGATGCCGCTGTGAATGGCGCCTTTACGCAACAGGTTTGGCTTGAGTAA